In Mycobacterium stomatepiae, the following are encoded in one genomic region:
- the cbbX gene encoding CbbX protein: MTAFGFPPGEVVDETEPEPLGPDAVVDLAAARAASGVDEVLSALDSELVGLEPVKTRIAEIAALLLVDRMRERFGVSAPQPTLHMSFTGNPGTGKTTVAMRMADLLHRLGYLRRGHLVSVTRDDLVGEYVGHTAPKTKDVIKRAMGGVLFIDEAYYLYKVENERDYGGEAIEILLQVMENNRDDLVVILAGYADKMDQFFSANPGMQSRIAHHITFPDYSIGELEDIAGLMIAGLGYRFSEEARGVLRQYLCRRRDQPWFANARSVRNALERARLRHARRLLEKADTSVGLTALTTIEAVDLLASRVFETRETA; encoded by the coding sequence GTGACCGCCTTTGGTTTCCCGCCCGGTGAGGTTGTCGACGAGACCGAGCCCGAGCCGCTGGGCCCGGACGCCGTCGTCGACCTGGCGGCGGCCCGGGCTGCCTCGGGCGTCGACGAGGTGCTGTCCGCCCTGGACAGCGAACTCGTGGGCCTGGAACCAGTGAAAACCCGCATCGCCGAAATCGCGGCCCTGCTGCTGGTCGACCGCATGCGGGAACGGTTCGGGGTCAGCGCCCCGCAGCCGACGCTGCACATGTCCTTTACTGGCAACCCCGGCACCGGCAAGACCACTGTCGCGATGCGGATGGCCGACCTGCTGCACCGGCTCGGCTACCTGCGTCGCGGTCATCTGGTCAGCGTGACCCGCGACGACCTCGTCGGCGAATACGTGGGCCACACCGCGCCCAAGACCAAGGACGTCATCAAGCGGGCGATGGGCGGCGTGCTGTTCATCGACGAGGCTTATTACCTCTACAAGGTCGAAAACGAACGTGACTACGGCGGCGAAGCGATCGAGATCCTGCTGCAGGTGATGGAGAACAATCGCGACGACCTGGTGGTGATTCTCGCCGGGTACGCGGACAAGATGGACCAGTTCTTCTCGGCCAACCCCGGGATGCAAAGCCGGATCGCCCACCACATCACGTTCCCGGACTACAGCATCGGGGAGCTCGAGGACATCGCTGGCCTGATGATCGCCGGCCTGGGATACCGGTTTTCCGAGGAAGCGCGCGGCGTGCTGCGCCAGTATCTTTGCCGGCGCCGTGACCAGCCATGGTTTGCCAATGCGCGCAGTGTGCGTAACGCGTTGGAGCGAGCTCGGCTGCGGCATGCGCGGCGGTTGTTGGAAAAGGCCGACACGAGCGTCGGTCTTACGGCGCTGACCACGATAGAGGCGGTAGATCTGTTGGCCAGTCGGGTGTTCGAGACACGGGAGACGGCATGA
- a CDS encoding AraC family transcriptional regulator, protein MSRLTRLGFIDIRRTANPVRRKVRSRGVPPALADNEIFYTENPTEAMRLMAKALAPLSLQVGPDDAAGFAATMHGVRLRNVSMLYLDVHVAATIDIPVLGQYFGVHMPMNGRALVDHRGRNFEANTIRALVTSPGEALRIQFDHDSPQLLIRIEQRAMAAHLTRLLGRSLTRPLEFEPDFDLASEAAMRWHTAVQLIHSEVFHPGSLIQRGQGIGAIEELVMSTLLQLQPSNYHEEFLQPAQPDPRRVVVHDAMNFIDDHLAERITMDELAKAVHMSVRSIQQGFREELNMTPMTYVRERRLERVHEELMDAMPSDGITVTAVAERWGFNHLGSFAVEYRKRWGEAPSDTLRR, encoded by the coding sequence GTGTCGCGGCTAACCCGTCTGGGGTTCATCGATATCCGCCGGACGGCGAATCCGGTGCGGCGCAAGGTGCGCTCGCGGGGCGTCCCGCCCGCCCTGGCGGACAACGAAATCTTCTATACCGAGAACCCGACCGAAGCCATGAGATTGATGGCCAAAGCGCTCGCGCCGCTGTCGTTGCAGGTGGGACCCGACGACGCCGCGGGGTTTGCTGCGACCATGCATGGCGTGCGGCTGCGCAACGTCAGCATGCTGTACCTCGACGTGCATGTCGCTGCCACCATCGACATTCCGGTGCTCGGGCAGTACTTCGGCGTGCACATGCCCATGAACGGACGTGCGTTGGTCGATCACCGCGGCCGCAACTTCGAAGCCAACACGATCCGCGCGCTAGTGACCAGCCCGGGCGAAGCGCTGCGGATACAGTTCGACCACGACTCCCCGCAGCTGCTGATCCGGATCGAGCAGCGCGCTATGGCGGCCCACCTCACCCGGTTGCTGGGCCGAAGCTTGACCAGGCCCTTGGAGTTCGAACCCGATTTCGACCTTGCCAGCGAGGCCGCGATGCGTTGGCACACCGCGGTTCAGCTCATTCACAGCGAGGTGTTCCACCCCGGCTCGCTGATCCAGCGGGGCCAGGGTATCGGTGCGATCGAGGAACTGGTGATGAGCACCCTGCTGCAGCTGCAGCCGTCCAATTACCACGAAGAATTTCTCCAGCCGGCGCAGCCAGATCCACGACGGGTCGTCGTCCATGACGCCATGAACTTCATCGACGACCATCTCGCTGAACGCATCACGATGGACGAACTCGCCAAGGCGGTCCACATGAGTGTCCGCTCGATCCAGCAGGGCTTCCGCGAGGAGCTGAACATGACGCCGATGACCTACGTTCGCGAGCGCCGGCTGGAGCGAGTCCACGAGGAGCTCATGGACGCGATGCCCTCCGACGGGATTACCGTCACTGCGGTCGCCGAGCGATGGGGCTTCAACCACCTCGGAAGTTTTGCCGTGGAGTACCGAAAGCGGTGGGGCGAGGCGCCATCCGACACGTTGCGGCGCTAG
- a CDS encoding GAF domain-containing sensor histidine kinase, which produces MTGSVRGLVDADREVALLLDIVAATGSGPAVEPVAAAVARLITAATASDVCFVHVLDDSGGSLSLAGATPPFDECIGQVQLRLGEGVSGWVAQHREPVVITSGKDEDPRYVPIAALRGSDFTSMASVPMETGVGRLVGVLNVHTVARRDFTDRDIQLLLAIGRLTAGALDQARVHRQLAARERVHGTFAEQVIAAQESERRRLAGDIHDGISQRLVSLSYRLDAAAHAVETDDSAEATEQLEKARDLVDLTLAEARSAIGGLRPPVLDDLGLAGGLASLVSTIPEVDLDLELADERLPEHVEVALYRIAQECLQNVVKHSRAMTGTVRFAVEADVARLEVADDGIGIDGFDPSSVPAPTSYGMLSMTERSELVGGRLVVRSTPGSGTTVTVTVPLRGVADQAG; this is translated from the coding sequence GTGACGGGATCGGTGCGGGGCCTGGTGGATGCCGACCGCGAGGTCGCACTGCTTCTCGACATCGTGGCCGCTACCGGCAGCGGCCCGGCGGTAGAGCCGGTGGCGGCGGCGGTCGCCCGGCTCATCACCGCGGCCACGGCGTCCGACGTGTGCTTCGTGCATGTCCTCGATGATTCCGGCGGGTCGTTGAGTCTGGCTGGCGCGACACCACCATTCGACGAATGCATCGGCCAGGTGCAGCTGCGGCTGGGCGAAGGAGTCTCGGGTTGGGTGGCCCAACACCGCGAACCCGTGGTCATCACCAGCGGGAAAGACGAAGACCCGCGCTATGTCCCGATCGCGGCATTGCGCGGCTCGGACTTCACCTCGATGGCATCGGTCCCGATGGAGACGGGGGTGGGCCGGCTCGTCGGCGTCCTCAATGTGCACACCGTGGCCCGCCGGGACTTCACCGACCGTGACATCCAGCTGTTGCTGGCGATTGGGCGGTTGACCGCCGGCGCGCTCGACCAAGCGCGGGTGCACCGGCAGTTGGCCGCGCGGGAACGGGTGCACGGCACCTTCGCCGAACAGGTGATCGCCGCGCAGGAATCCGAGCGCAGGCGATTGGCCGGCGACATTCACGACGGGATCTCTCAACGGCTGGTGAGCCTGAGCTACCGACTCGATGCGGCTGCCCACGCCGTCGAGACCGACGACAGCGCCGAAGCCACCGAACAGCTCGAAAAAGCGCGCGACTTAGTCGATCTCACGCTGGCAGAAGCTCGTTCGGCGATCGGCGGGCTCCGGCCACCTGTGCTGGACGACCTCGGTCTGGCCGGCGGGCTGGCCAGCTTGGTATCGACCATCCCGGAGGTAGACCTGGACCTGGAGTTGGCCGACGAGCGACTGCCCGAGCATGTTGAGGTGGCCTTGTACCGCATCGCGCAGGAATGCCTGCAGAACGTCGTGAAGCATTCCCGCGCGATGACTGGCACCGTGCGCTTTGCCGTCGAGGCGGATGTTGCCCGATTGGAGGTTGCCGACGACGGGATCGGCATCGACGGATTTGACCCGTCGTCCGTCCCGGCGCCCACCAGCTACGGCATGCTGTCGATGACAGAACGTTCCGAGCTGGTGGGCGGCCGATTGGTCGTGCGCTCGACGCCGGGATCGGGTACCACGGTCACGGTGACCGTCCCATTGCGCGGTGTCGCCGATCAGGCCGGCTGA
- a CDS encoding LysR family transcriptional regulator yields MTTNARLRALVEVADTGSVRGAAERLVVTESSISSALRALSSDIGITLVDRHGRGVRLTPAGLRYVEYARRILGLHDEAILAARGEADPENGSIRLAAVTSAGELLIPAALASFRARHPGVVLHVEVAARGALWPMLSRHEVDLVFAGRPPEELRSKVRVRAISPNTLIVVGRPEVADGFAPATATWLLREQGSGTRSTLMTLLEELGVTPPQLVLGSHGAVVSAAVAGLGVTLVSRQAVQRELDSGALVELPVPGTPVKRPWHVVSQPTPPMATELLIQHLVSYPDLGWRQVSAVRRAS; encoded by the coding sequence ATGACGACAAATGCGCGCCTGCGGGCGCTCGTTGAGGTCGCTGACACCGGCTCGGTGCGCGGCGCCGCCGAACGTCTGGTGGTCACCGAGTCGTCAATTTCCTCGGCCTTGCGGGCGCTGAGCAGCGACATCGGGATCACACTGGTCGACCGGCATGGTCGCGGGGTGCGGTTGACCCCGGCCGGGCTGCGGTACGTGGAATACGCGCGCCGCATCCTCGGCCTGCACGACGAGGCGATTCTGGCCGCGCGCGGCGAGGCGGATCCCGAAAACGGTTCGATCCGGTTGGCCGCGGTGACGTCGGCGGGAGAGTTGCTCATCCCGGCGGCGCTGGCGTCGTTTCGTGCTCGACATCCTGGCGTGGTGCTGCATGTCGAAGTTGCCGCGCGTGGCGCGCTGTGGCCGATGCTGTCGCGCCATGAAGTCGACCTGGTGTTCGCCGGCCGGCCGCCCGAGGAGCTGCGGTCGAAGGTCCGGGTCCGCGCGATCAGCCCGAACACGCTGATCGTCGTCGGGCGTCCGGAGGTCGCCGACGGCTTCGCGCCGGCGACGGCCACCTGGCTGTTGCGCGAGCAGGGCTCCGGCACCCGCTCGACGCTGATGACCCTGCTCGAGGAGCTCGGCGTCACGCCGCCGCAGTTGGTGCTTGGCTCGCACGGTGCGGTGGTGTCGGCGGCCGTCGCGGGGCTGGGCGTCACGCTGGTCTCGCGCCAGGCGGTGCAGCGCGAGCTCGACTCCGGTGCGTTGGTCGAGCTGCCCGTACCGGGCACGCCGGTCAAGCGGCCCTGGCATGTGGTCAGCCAACCCACACCGCCGATGGCCACCGAACTGCTCATCCAGCATCTGGTCTCGTATCCCGACCTCGGCTGGCGGCAGGTCAGCGCGGTGCGCCGGGCTTCCTAG
- a CDS encoding response regulator, whose product MMAVSAVPITGPIRVVLVDDHEMVIEGLKAMLASFRNRVRVVGQAVGAENALRIIESLQPDIVLCDVRMQGASGLDLCRDIRERNPASKVILLSVYEDEQYLFQALRVGASGYLLKGINSDELVRQLEYVQSGLTAIDAGLAARAADTAARLQRDEFWPGARQGLSQRESEILSFVVAGLSNRGIASKLVIGDETVKSHLRSIYRKLGVSDRTAAVAVALREGIYQ is encoded by the coding sequence ATGATGGCGGTCTCTGCGGTGCCGATTACCGGACCCATTCGAGTGGTATTGGTTGACGACCACGAAATGGTGATCGAGGGCCTTAAAGCGATGCTTGCCTCTTTTCGTAACCGGGTGCGGGTCGTAGGCCAGGCGGTCGGCGCCGAAAATGCGCTCCGAATCATCGAGAGTCTGCAACCCGACATCGTGCTCTGTGACGTCAGAATGCAGGGCGCCAGCGGTCTGGATCTGTGCCGTGACATCCGCGAACGCAACCCGGCGAGCAAGGTGATCCTGCTCTCGGTGTACGAGGACGAGCAGTACCTATTCCAGGCTCTCCGCGTCGGGGCATCCGGCTATCTGCTGAAGGGCATCAACAGCGACGAACTAGTGCGGCAACTGGAGTATGTCCAGAGCGGTTTGACCGCCATCGACGCCGGCCTGGCCGCGCGGGCCGCCGACACCGCCGCCCGGCTGCAGCGCGACGAATTCTGGCCGGGCGCGCGCCAGGGCCTGAGCCAGCGGGAAAGCGAAATCCTGTCGTTCGTGGTCGCTGGCCTGTCGAATCGGGGCATTGCCAGCAAACTCGTTATCGGCGACGAGACGGTCAAGAGCCACCTGCGCTCCATCTATCGCAAGCTCGGTGTCAGTGACCGCACCGCTGCGGTCGCGGTGGCGCTGCGCGAGGGGATCTACCAGTGA
- a CDS encoding class I fructose-bisphosphate aldolase encodes MSTCRQIAQAMTAPGKGILAADESIGTMSARLEQAGVTATADSRRTYREILATTPGLADGVSGIIFCEETLGQVFSDGRPFAQAVRELGILPGIKVDTGAKPCPGLPGETVTEGLDELPARLARYTEMGAAFAKWRAVFAITETTPSWGAIACNANALARYAAACQEAGIVPIVEPEVLMTGDHSLARCAEVTAEVHAAVRQQLGLLQVDLAGIVLKPNMVIEGEDHPTQATAEEIAAATVSVLRAWPAELAGVAFLSGGQTPTRATRNLTALQAHRTPWPLTFSFGRALVSPALAAWGGDETRIAAAQQALSGHVSANASAVRLRNELQPA; translated from the coding sequence ATGAGCACGTGCCGACAGATCGCCCAAGCCATGACGGCGCCCGGAAAGGGCATCCTCGCCGCCGATGAGAGCATCGGGACGATGTCCGCGCGGCTGGAACAGGCCGGCGTCACCGCGACCGCGGACAGCCGCCGCACCTACCGCGAGATCCTTGCCACCACCCCCGGCCTGGCCGACGGGGTCTCCGGGATCATCTTCTGCGAGGAGACCCTCGGTCAGGTCTTCAGCGACGGGCGTCCATTCGCCCAGGCCGTCCGCGAACTCGGGATCCTACCCGGAATCAAGGTCGACACCGGCGCCAAGCCCTGCCCGGGACTACCAGGAGAGACGGTGACCGAGGGGCTGGACGAGCTCCCCGCCCGGCTGGCCCGCTACACCGAGATGGGCGCGGCGTTCGCCAAGTGGCGGGCCGTTTTTGCCATCACCGAAACCACGCCCAGCTGGGGCGCCATCGCGTGCAATGCGAATGCGCTGGCCCGCTACGCGGCGGCCTGCCAGGAGGCGGGGATCGTGCCGATCGTCGAACCTGAGGTGCTGATGACGGGCGACCACAGTCTTGCCCGGTGCGCCGAAGTGACCGCCGAGGTGCACGCCGCCGTGCGCCAGCAGCTGGGCCTTTTACAAGTGGATCTGGCCGGTATCGTGCTCAAACCCAACATGGTGATCGAAGGCGAAGATCACCCCACCCAGGCCACCGCGGAAGAAATTGCCGCGGCCACAGTTTCAGTGCTGCGCGCATGGCCGGCCGAACTCGCCGGCGTTGCGTTTTTGTCGGGAGGGCAGACGCCGACACGGGCCACCCGCAACCTGACGGCGCTGCAGGCGCACCGCACACCATGGCCGTTGACCTTTTCCTTCGGTAGGGCCTTGGTGTCACCGGCACTGGCCGCGTGGGGCGGTGATGAGACACGGATCGCCGCGGCACAGCAGGCGCTGTCCGGCCACGTCTCGGCGAACGCCTCCGCCGTGCGTCTGCGAAACGAGCTTCAGCCGGCCTGA
- a CDS encoding form I ribulose bisphosphate carboxylase large subunit — MTERWNAGVIPYAEMGYWQPDYEPKDTDVLCAFRITPQEGVPPEEAGAAVAGESSTATWTVVWTDRLTTFEHYQAKCYRVDAVPNAPGQWIAWIAYDLDLFEEGSIANLTSSIIGNVFGFKPLKALRLEDMRIPTHYVKTFQGPAHGIVTEREHLNKFGRPLLGATTKPKLGLSARNYGRVVYEALRGGLDFTKDDENINSQPFMRWRDRFLFCMEAVNRAQAATGEIKGHYLNVTAGTMEEMYERAEFAAELGSVVVMIDLTIGYTAIQSMAKWARDNSVILHLHRAGHGTYTRQKSHGVSFRVISKWMRLAGVDHIHAGTVVGKLEGDPNTTAGFYDTLRLDSVAADPVKGLYFDQEWVSMPGVMPVASGGIHAGQMHQLIHYLGEDVVLQFGGGTIGHPMGIAAGAEANRVALEAMIKARNEGRDYYKEGPEILKKAASRNRALDTALATWGDITFNYESTDTPDVVATPTRV; from the coding sequence ATGACTGAGAGATGGAACGCGGGAGTGATCCCGTACGCAGAGATGGGTTACTGGCAGCCGGATTACGAGCCGAAGGACACCGACGTCCTGTGCGCGTTCCGGATCACCCCGCAGGAGGGGGTGCCCCCCGAGGAGGCGGGCGCCGCCGTCGCTGGTGAGTCGAGCACGGCGACCTGGACGGTGGTCTGGACCGACCGGCTCACCACGTTCGAGCACTACCAGGCCAAGTGCTACCGGGTCGACGCGGTGCCCAACGCCCCGGGGCAGTGGATTGCCTGGATCGCCTACGACCTCGACCTGTTCGAGGAGGGCTCGATCGCCAATCTGACCAGCTCGATCATCGGCAATGTCTTCGGGTTCAAGCCGCTCAAGGCGCTGCGCTTGGAGGACATGCGGATCCCGACCCACTACGTCAAGACGTTTCAGGGTCCCGCCCACGGGATCGTGACCGAGCGCGAACACCTGAACAAATTCGGTCGGCCGCTGCTGGGTGCCACCACCAAGCCGAAGCTCGGCCTTTCCGCGCGCAACTACGGCCGGGTCGTGTACGAGGCGCTGCGCGGCGGATTGGATTTCACCAAGGACGACGAGAACATCAACTCACAACCATTCATGCGGTGGCGGGACCGCTTCCTGTTCTGCATGGAGGCGGTGAATCGGGCCCAGGCCGCGACCGGTGAAATCAAGGGCCACTACCTCAACGTCACCGCCGGAACCATGGAGGAGATGTACGAGCGGGCGGAGTTCGCCGCCGAGCTAGGTTCGGTGGTCGTCATGATCGACCTGACGATCGGTTACACCGCCATTCAGTCGATGGCGAAGTGGGCCCGCGACAACAGCGTCATCCTGCACCTGCATCGCGCGGGGCACGGGACCTACACCCGGCAGAAGAGTCACGGCGTGAGCTTCCGCGTCATCTCGAAGTGGATGCGGCTGGCCGGCGTCGACCATATCCACGCCGGAACGGTGGTCGGCAAGCTCGAAGGCGACCCCAACACCACAGCCGGCTTCTACGACACGTTGCGTCTGGACAGCGTGGCCGCCGACCCGGTCAAGGGCCTGTATTTCGACCAGGAGTGGGTGTCCATGCCGGGCGTCATGCCGGTCGCCTCCGGCGGTATCCACGCCGGTCAGATGCACCAGCTCATCCACTATCTGGGTGAGGACGTGGTGCTGCAGTTCGGTGGCGGCACGATCGGGCACCCGATGGGCATCGCCGCGGGAGCCGAGGCCAACCGCGTCGCGCTGGAGGCGATGATCAAGGCCCGCAACGAGGGCCGCGACTACTACAAGGAAGGTCCGGAGATCCTCAAGAAGGCCGCGTCGCGCAACCGCGCACTCGACACCGCGCTGGCCACCTGGGGCGACATCACCTTCAACTACGAATCCACCGATACCCCCGACGTCGTCGCGACGCCGACCCGGGTCTGA
- a CDS encoding ribulose bisphosphate carboxylase small subunit, with translation MRITQGTFSYLPDFTDQEITAQIGYALEHGWPLSVEFTDDPHPRNTYWEMWGLPMFDLKDAAGVLLEVNACRAANPNSYVRLNAYDASLGRQTTAFSFIVNRPAEEPGFRLERAERANRQIGYTTYAYATAQPAGQRYESP, from the coding sequence ATGCGAATCACCCAAGGCACGTTTTCCTACCTGCCCGACTTCACCGACCAGGAGATCACCGCGCAGATCGGCTATGCGCTCGAGCACGGTTGGCCGCTGTCGGTGGAGTTCACCGACGATCCGCATCCACGCAACACCTACTGGGAGATGTGGGGGCTGCCGATGTTCGACCTGAAGGACGCGGCCGGGGTGCTGCTCGAAGTCAACGCTTGCCGAGCGGCCAACCCGAACAGCTACGTCCGACTAAACGCCTACGACGCCAGCCTGGGCCGGCAGACCACGGCGTTCTCGTTCATCGTCAACCGGCCAGCCGAAGAGCCCGGGTTCCGGCTGGAGCGAGCCGAGCGGGCGAACCGCCAGATCGGCTACACCACCTACGCGTATGCGACGGCGCAGCCGGCCGGGCAGAGGTACGAATCACCGTGA